A single Tenacibaculum sp. Bg11-29 DNA region contains:
- a CDS encoding response regulator transcription factor: MKVHIADDHNLILQGFKALLKAHDINVVGTSQNGTELINWLASNDCDVLILDISMPDINGIEILKILKKKNAQPKTIIVSSYDTDVMIYDAIRYGAKGYVLKQEASSSIIEALKVVYSNGIYYSKEVREIIISNRLDTDFEYVYHEVLTKREREVYGLMVNELSPAEIETKLKLSASTIRTHLQKVRLKFNSKSNVNLALIALKYLRK; encoded by the coding sequence ATGAAAGTTCATATTGCAGATGATCATAATTTAATATTACAAGGTTTTAAGGCATTGCTAAAAGCCCATGATATTAATGTAGTAGGAACTTCACAAAACGGAACTGAGCTTATTAATTGGTTAGCCTCTAATGATTGCGATGTGTTGATTTTAGATATTTCAATGCCAGATATTAACGGTATTGAAATATTAAAGATTTTAAAAAAGAAAAATGCACAACCAAAAACTATTATTGTTTCTAGCTACGATACTGATGTAATGATATATGATGCTATCAGATATGGAGCTAAAGGTTATGTTTTAAAACAAGAAGCAAGCAGTAGTATAATTGAAGCACTAAAAGTGGTTTACAGTAATGGTATTTACTATTCAAAAGAAGTTAGAGAAATTATTATTTCAAATAGGTTAGATACCGATTTTGAATATGTATATCACGAAGTTTTAACAAAAAGAGAGCGTGAAGTATATGGTTTAATGGTTAACGAACTTTCACCTGCCGAAATAGAAACTAAACTTAAATTAAGTGCAAGTACTATTCGTACTCATTTACAAAAAGTACGATTAAAATTTAATTCAAAGAGTAATGTTAATTTAGCATTAATCGCGTTAAAGTATTTGAGAAAATAA
- a CDS encoding response regulator transcription factor, with protein MKIFLVDDHPVVIEGYKAMMNAEGINVVGSSTNGHGLIDWLDNNYCDILLLDISMPFYNGFDVLKYLQKNNSTVKTIMVTSYCDSVSISTSIDLGAKGYVLKEESAYCIVDAVKAVYNGKTYFSDLARDTIIDAKLDNPDMLLITDMLSKKETEVLKFLVEGFECDVICEKMQIKPTTFRSYTERLRKNLGVKTNIQLALIAIKHKTELFLKTEN; from the coding sequence ATGAAAATATTTTTAGTAGATGACCATCCAGTAGTTATTGAAGGATATAAAGCTATGATGAATGCCGAAGGGATTAACGTTGTAGGTTCTTCTACTAACGGCCATGGTTTAATAGACTGGTTAGATAATAATTATTGTGATATTTTGTTGTTAGATATCTCAATGCCTTTTTATAACGGATTCGATGTTTTAAAATACCTTCAAAAAAATAACAGCACCGTAAAAACAATTATGGTAACCTCTTATTGCGATTCCGTTTCTATAAGTACCTCAATAGATTTAGGAGCCAAAGGCTATGTTTTAAAAGAAGAAAGTGCATACTGTATTGTAGATGCTGTAAAAGCGGTGTATAATGGTAAAACATACTTTTCAGACTTAGCAAGAGACACTATTATTGATGCTAAGTTAGATAACCCCGATATGTTATTAATAACAGATATGTTATCGAAAAAAGAAACCGAAGTTTTAAAGTTTTTAGTTGAAGGTTTTGAGTGTGATGTTATTTGTGAGAAAATGCAAATAAAACCAACAACATTTAGAAGTTATACCGAGCGTTTACGAAAAAATTTAGGCGTAAAAACAAACATACAATTAGCCTTAATAGCTATAAAACATAAAACCGAATTATTCTTGAAAACTGAAAATTAA
- a CDS encoding LuxR C-terminal-related transcriptional regulator, translating into MINSNKNTTFKDVPQIAGVMPGDNNVEFVGVRKTKQVLWIQNGSTRYFADLPIHFFSLLKKAYLADSKAVVFLSNVTTELNHQIELYTYYMYGELDCTPDIKNGKLAASENFRDQQNCPSLLWNSKNININEHILTPRQLIIIDLIGTNEPDKAIASVLGISHKTFDFHKHKLFKAVGVASKMALLKLALKHKIVA; encoded by the coding sequence ATGATTAACAGTAACAAAAATACAACATTTAAAGATGTACCACAAATTGCAGGCGTTATGCCTGGCGACAACAATGTAGAGTTTGTGGGCGTTCGAAAAACGAAACAAGTATTATGGATTCAAAACGGATCTACCCGATACTTTGCCGATTTACCAATTCACTTTTTCAGTTTACTTAAAAAAGCCTATTTGGCAGATAGTAAAGCAGTCGTTTTTTTAAGCAATGTAACAACTGAGTTAAACCATCAAATAGAATTATATACCTATTATATGTATGGTGAGTTAGATTGCACACCCGATATTAAAAACGGAAAACTAGCAGCTTCAGAAAACTTTAGAGATCAACAAAATTGTCCTTCACTTTTATGGAACTCTAAAAACATAAATATAAACGAGCATATTTTAACACCTCGTCAATTAATAATTATCGATTTAATCGGTACCAACGAACCAGATAAAGCAATTGCTTCGGTGTTGGGAATTTCACATAAAACGTTCGATTTTCATAAACATAAACTTTTTAAAGCCGTAGGTGTAGCCAGTAAAATGGCACTTCTTAAACTAGCCTTAAAACACAAAATTGTTGCCTAA
- the dnaG gene encoding DNA primase, with protein MYTRQSIERVREADIVTVVDSFCKGGKKQGANWFYKSPFKEEKTASMSVSPSKEIFKCFGTGIGGSVITFVIEHEKCEFIEAVKIIAGICNIHLEEEKQTEEVKKLRKQQLSLTALSNNIAKKYHQNFRELPATHWAKKHVANLGYDADTILEFNIGFSKAKNEVTTTLIDKARFAAGIEIGVCKSENNKSYDFFKERIMFPICNKNGDTISFGGRRQNGKEFEKYAKYLNGPETEIYKKEENLYGYHLAKRSIAKSGFAILCEGYTDVITMHQKASTQTIATCGTALTKIQAKKLKRICEHVVLFRDGDVAGVKASVRDLEILIQFGFRVSIVPLPEDTDPDDCARGQLDMPTFIESNKVDAVEWFLTKLQKESEEDPHAIAKVVAETAGLLFKIKNEVVQDAYLKTASKILKQKQTVLKHQISELRIARQNEIEKESGGKGISKDTLGLPKGADHEQFLRDRFCIVGNAYHFTKGDGFFQGTQFKITPLFHIKGKKENKRLCEVTNTNNQKQLIDLESDSFVNFSDFRKQLIRLGYYLFLSGSTTTQFDLLSQKILREFNTALELQNMGWNAKGFFAFANGVYWKDKFREVNKYGIIHLEGVDSSEEDEYNEKVEFYYSPAYSAMHAKNQDGDDPYENDRKFIYKKAPITLQNWMQQFLTVFEEKGIIGVLFNFATLFRDLFLKNYDFFPLLGGFGEKGSGKSAFGKILQNFFFYNLDALELNTSTLVGFSRRLSRTKNTTVFLDEYHDRLDEKMFQAMKGAHQGMGREKGMATNDNRTKTDKINCSIYIAGQYLPTRDDNSLQSRLISLQFPLGNRSSEQRENFTKLMNASSQGLSSLILEVIEHRQLFEDSIGRTYNEVVREIKDVFDAPGQEQEYEERILGNYAVLLITYKILENRITFPFSYESIFKQAIAGIIENSEAIQDSNGLTEFWNILQWMYEHRHISEGFQFEIDTKTDLKTIGAQKKVSVYQNSEMKEILYLRLNSVHQDYTIACTKREGVQPIGETTLRNYFKSRTYFIGLVKGRRFKTGVSSCYAFDYEAMKRNNIISLEKLPEKAAPPEIPLPTPKEKDDLPF; from the coding sequence ATGTACACAAGACAATCTATAGAAAGGGTAAGAGAGGCAGATATTGTAACTGTTGTTGATAGTTTTTGCAAAGGCGGAAAGAAACAAGGAGCTAACTGGTTTTATAAATCACCGTTTAAAGAAGAAAAAACAGCAAGTATGTCGGTTTCGCCATCAAAAGAAATATTTAAGTGCTTCGGTACTGGTATTGGTGGTAGTGTAATAACCTTTGTTATTGAACATGAAAAATGTGAATTTATAGAAGCTGTAAAAATAATCGCAGGTATTTGCAATATTCATTTAGAAGAAGAAAAGCAAACCGAAGAAGTTAAAAAATTACGTAAACAACAGCTTTCTTTAACAGCATTATCAAATAATATAGCTAAAAAATACCACCAGAATTTTAGAGAATTACCGGCAACGCATTGGGCAAAAAAACACGTAGCCAATTTGGGCTATGATGCCGATACTATTTTAGAATTTAATATCGGTTTTTCGAAAGCTAAAAATGAAGTAACAACTACGCTAATAGATAAAGCAAGATTCGCTGCAGGTATTGAAATTGGAGTTTGTAAATCAGAAAACAACAAATCGTACGATTTTTTCAAAGAAAGAATAATGTTTCCTATTTGCAACAAAAACGGAGATACTATTTCATTTGGAGGGCGTAGACAAAATGGTAAGGAGTTCGAAAAATATGCAAAGTATTTAAATGGTCCTGAAACAGAAATTTACAAAAAAGAAGAAAATTTATATGGCTACCATTTAGCAAAAAGAAGTATTGCCAAAAGCGGATTTGCAATTTTATGCGAAGGCTATACCGATGTTATTACGATGCATCAAAAAGCAAGTACGCAAACAATTGCAACCTGTGGTACGGCGCTTACTAAAATTCAAGCTAAAAAATTAAAACGTATTTGCGAGCATGTTGTTTTATTTAGAGATGGCGACGTTGCAGGTGTAAAAGCTTCGGTAAGAGATTTAGAAATTTTAATACAATTTGGTTTTAGAGTATCAATCGTTCCATTACCTGAAGATACAGATCCCGACGATTGCGCCAGGGGACAATTAGATATGCCAACTTTTATTGAGAGCAACAAAGTTGATGCTGTTGAGTGGTTTTTAACCAAGCTTCAAAAAGAATCAGAAGAAGATCCGCATGCAATTGCAAAGGTGGTTGCCGAAACAGCGGGTTTATTATTTAAAATTAAGAATGAAGTTGTACAAGATGCATATTTAAAAACTGCTTCTAAGATTTTAAAGCAAAAACAAACTGTTTTAAAACATCAGATTTCAGAATTAAGAATCGCTCGACAAAATGAAATTGAAAAAGAGTCTGGAGGTAAAGGAATCTCAAAAGATACTTTAGGATTACCCAAAGGAGCTGATCATGAACAGTTTTTAAGAGATCGTTTTTGTATTGTCGGTAATGCCTACCACTTTACAAAAGGCGATGGTTTTTTTCAAGGTACGCAGTTTAAAATTACACCACTTTTTCATATTAAAGGAAAAAAGGAAAACAAGCGACTTTGTGAAGTAACAAACACCAACAATCAAAAGCAATTAATCGATTTAGAATCTGACTCTTTTGTAAATTTTTCAGACTTTAGAAAACAACTTATTCGCTTAGGGTATTACCTCTTTTTATCAGGATCAACCACCACACAATTCGATTTATTATCGCAAAAAATATTGCGTGAATTTAACACCGCATTAGAACTTCAAAATATGGGGTGGAATGCAAAAGGTTTCTTTGCTTTTGCAAATGGTGTGTATTGGAAAGATAAATTTAGAGAGGTTAATAAATACGGAATTATTCATTTAGAAGGTGTTGATAGTTCTGAAGAAGATGAGTATAACGAAAAAGTAGAATTTTACTATTCTCCTGCCTATTCGGCAATGCATGCAAAAAATCAAGATGGTGATGATCCGTATGAAAACGATAGAAAATTTATCTATAAAAAAGCGCCTATTACCTTACAAAATTGGATGCAACAGTTTCTTACTGTTTTTGAAGAAAAAGGTATAATAGGAGTGCTATTTAACTTTGCTACCTTGTTTAGAGATTTGTTTTTAAAAAACTATGATTTCTTTCCTTTATTGGGTGGTTTTGGCGAAAAAGGTAGTGGTAAATCGGCTTTTGGTAAAATACTGCAGAACTTCTTTTTTTACAATTTAGATGCTTTAGAATTAAATACATCAACCTTAGTTGGTTTCTCCAGGAGATTATCAAGAACAAAAAACACTACTGTCTTTCTAGATGAATATCACGATCGTTTAGACGAAAAAATGTTCCAAGCAATGAAAGGAGCGCATCAAGGAATGGGTAGGGAAAAAGGTATGGCTACGAACGACAATAGAACAAAAACCGACAAAATAAACTGTTCTATTTATATCGCTGGTCAATACCTACCTACTAGAGATGATAACTCTTTACAAAGTAGATTGATTTCTTTGCAATTTCCTTTAGGGAATAGAAGCAGTGAACAGCGAGAGAATTTTACAAAACTAATGAATGCGAGTTCACAGGGTTTAAGCTCCTTAATTTTAGAAGTAATAGAACATAGGCAACTTTTTGAAGATTCTATTGGTAGAACCTACAATGAAGTAGTGCGAGAAATTAAAGATGTTTTTGATGCACCAGGGCAAGAGCAAGAATATGAAGAAAGAATACTTGGTAATTATGCGGTTTTACTAATTACCTATAAAATTTTAGAGAACAGAATTACATTCCCTTTTTCGTATGAAAGTATTTTTAAACAAGCCATTGCGGGTATTATTGAAAACTCTGAAGCAATACAAGATTCTAATGGTTTAACCGAGTTCTGGAACATCTTACAATGGATGTATGAACACAGACATATTTCGGAAGGTTTTCAGTTTGAAATTGATACAAAAACAGATCTTAAAACAATAGGAGCACAAAAGAAAGTGAGCGTTTACCAAAATTCAGAAATGAAAGAAATTCTGTATTTACGTTTAAATTCTGTTCATCAAGATTATACAATAGCATGTACCAAAAGAGAAGGAGTACAGCCGATTGGTGAAACAACGTTAAGAAACTACTTTAAGAGTAGAACGTACTTTATAGGTCTTGTAAAAGGCAGACGCTTTAAAACAGGTGTTTCTAGTTGTTACGCTTTCGATTATGAAGCGATGAAACGTAATAATATTATCTCATTAGAAAAGCTGCCAGAAAAAGCTGCACCACCAGAAATTCCATTACCAACTCCAAAAGAAAAAGATGATTTACCATTTTAA